A window from Culex pipiens pallens isolate TS chromosome 3, TS_CPP_V2, whole genome shotgun sequence encodes these proteins:
- the LOC120421330 gene encoding trafficking protein particle complex subunit 11 isoform X2, whose protein sequence is MTLDAAVLPSELVTTAQPLVGLSGLDVQRNTTHKTIWDAFNNSKKPESESIQYKLLPASYEFPVSKPKHQSYEWYHPKGILKRNWMLKHLHVLPAVVVLFQDLEWNDPQWSDRQLQCASMISTLKNSLQGRNTRLAVVLLQKGSPAAQGEDLLASERAAHLTSTCDISAKMLFVLPHNDHLMGHILRLQSAFLELAQSYYTQMMKQIRLHRDQLTDSHQILKIRHQFKLGFVSELKLDQSSALRHYRQTYANLDEIRIVDTNCLEVKTIAGFVNYKICRLFFKLNAPKDSISHFKNHISKYRNRTGFKELLFEHYAWLSVQYSAFGELFCDAVKNGLAPLQTQHPGIYFHKAAEFIGKRKEAFLQCTALGPADGKEVAPCSNSALYSDFFGIRGTKTGEPVSEQQIICLVQDNEKSYNHSTAVITLLGQAMAQYKVYKCLRFRKKLAIDMAEEYLKSGDHSKALTLYSLMLSDYRVDKWFTIFTEVLLKTLRSAYLSASVPDFVACSIEALSPRIAMEKSDRILILENLWKVFHNVSPVSSSQIAPELSASWQTSLAAFASPIKLDLDRLNDLLECKVTFEQRQIKNDEKLHLQLYIRSIVEVPLKLKNFSILLSDLKSNSVRVPATQYGEFEDPQNALKPIEEFILEPQKCYRIVFVGERYQFMENVDVHIFRLELQMGSDRTYAVLSAREKLNVQRVFKLLNPHQDCMERIRTGGATSCYIIPTFALSAQTKQSAQPMLTNEFYRVTTKISNNSDLCLQNVGVSVSVPQTLRNSVFLTTDLDDGGTASQLQKINSCVQIDIGELQMQSQTAISYYVTSLVEGNIELRQRLYYQTENLHQTKAASSSSSCAMDSPSTPNSEKEDLAKLLATEQLRNGGGAGGCQKFSNSHNVRIENLNDELVRKIKEDTVVVPCVEEVKLSGRFYTLSRQPLARAYKREDFILRVNMEVKAPDGVDILETQFISDHNLVEKPYRGQQRIAGTRLRVNSRFEDLRLLNPVNTSREWITQNDYLNNDVQLTFNRGRTPDLQSSNSTTRQPQDEQPFNRSLLAKLPTNATIIGSTNANLTNQLNLPLTSNSPQQNAAAGSPVPPAAGMMVSSTGSAEDFKVRPLPATGAAATGGDQQKDDFSKALQMQVKNVYNRAIDCVQLTNNERNGFVNATVSSNGGNGSRGRSVEPGGGGSEAAAGERTVVFGVYCVRWCRSSTPNVVNESKFVINGIEVIDPPLNIYCYLEEKMYVRVPMTLRITLKNPTRKILHLQALLNSSDSFMFSGHRQLNVTIFAFSSYDLLFNLYPLKAGWQPLPELQLEYVNHHQLSATVAAAAATTKDVKATPAPSETSDQVDQAGNESHEAQLKAELDALVKRWMPKAVFIHPPTRN, encoded by the exons CGAATCCATCCAGTACAAGCTGCTTCCGGCGAGCTACGAGTTTCCGGTGTCCAAACCCAAGCACCAATCGTACGAATGGTACCACCCGAAGGGCATCCTGAAGCGCAACTGGATGCTCAAGCACCTGCACGTCCTGCCGGCGGTGGTTGTCCTCTTCCAGGACCTCGAGTGGAACGATCCGCAGTGGAGCGACCGGCAGCTGCAGTGTGCGTCGATGATTTCCACGCTGAAGAACTCACTCCAGGGAAGGAATACGCGGTTGGCTGTGGTGCTGCTGCAGAAGGGATCGCCGGCGGCGCAAGGGGAAGATCTGTTGGCGTCCGAGCGGGCGGCACATCTGACGAGTACGTGTGATATCAGTGCGAAGATGTTGTTTGTGCTTCCCCACAATGACCACCTGATGGGGCACATTTTGCGACTGCAGTCGGCGTTCCTGGAGTTGGCCCAGTCGTACTACACGCAGATGATGAAGCAGATTCGGTTGCACCGGGATCAGCTGACGGATTCGCATCAGATTTTGAAGATTCGGCACCAGTTTAAGCTGGGGTTCGTGTCGGAGCTGAAGCTGGACCAGTCGAGTGCGTTGCGACATTACAGGCAGACGTACGCGAACTTGGACGAGATTCGGATCGTCGATACGAACTGTTTGGAGGTGAAAACTATTGCCGGGTTTGTGAATTACAAGATTTGTCGGTTGTTCTTCAAGTTGAACGCGCCGAAGGACTCGATTTCGCACTTCAAGAACCACATCAGCAAGTACCGAAACAGGACTGGATTTAAGGAGCTGTTGTTTGAGCATTACGCCTGGTTGAGCGTTCAGTACAGTGCGTTCGGAGAGTTGTTTTGCGACGCGGTCAAGAACGGGCTGGCTCCGCTGCAGACGCAACATCCGGGAATTTACTTCCACAAGGCGGCCGAGTTCATCGGGAAGCGAAAGGAGGCGTTCCTGCAGTGTACGGCGCTGGGACCGGCCGACGGTAAGGAGGTTGCACCCTGCTCCAACTCCGCCCTGTACAGTGACTTCTTCGGCATCCGAGGCACCAAAACGGGCGAACCCGTGTCCGAGCAGCAAATCATCTGCCTCGTTCAGGACAACGAAAAGTCGTACAACCACTCGACGGCCGTCATCACCCTGCTTGGTCAAGCCATGGCCCAGTACAAGGTGTACAAGTGTCTGCGCTTCCGCAAGAAACTCGCCATCGACATGGCCGAAGAGTACCTCAAAAGTGGCGACCACTCGAAAGCCCTCACCCTGTACTCGCTCATGCTGTCCGACTATCGCGTCGACAAGTGGTTCACGATCTTCACCGAGGTGCTGCTGAAGACACTCCGCTCGGCATACCTCTCCGCGTCCGTTCCAGACTTTGTCGCGTGCAGCATCGAAGCCCTTTCGCCGCGAATCGCCATGGAAAAGTCCGACCGAATTCTCATCCTCGAAAACCTCTGGAAAGTGTTCCACAACGTGTCCCCCGTCTCGAGCAGTCAAATCGCCCCAGAACTGTCCGCCAGCTGGCAAACTTCCCTCGCCGCCTTCGCCAGCCCCATCAAACTCGACCTCGACCGGCTCAACGACCTGCTCGAGTGCAAAGTCACCTTCGAGCAGCGCCAAATCAAAAACGACGAAAAACTGCACCTCCAGCTCTACATCCGCTCGATCGTCGAAGTCCCCCTCAAACTGAAAAACTTCTCCATCCTCCTGTCCGACCTCAAGTCCAACTCCGTGCGCGTCCCCGCCACCCAGTACGGCGAGTTCGAAGACCCCCAAAACGCCCTCAAACCCATCGAGGAGTTCATCCTGGAACCGCAAAAGTGCTACCGCATCGTCTTCGTCGGCGAACGCTACCAGTTCATGGAGAACGTCGACGTGCACATCTTCCGGCTCGAGCTGCAGATGGGTTCCGATCGCACGTACGCCGTCCTCTCCGCCCGGGAAAAACTCAACGTCCAGCGCGTCTTCAAGCTGCTCAACCCGCACCAGGACTGCATGGAACGCATCCGGACGGGCGGCGCGACCTCCTGTTACATCATTCCGACGTTTGCGCTGAGCGCCCAAACCAAGCAGAGCGCCCAGCCGATGCTGACGAACGAGTTCTACCGCGTCACCACCAAGATCTCCAACAACTCGGACCTCTGCCTGCAGAACGTGGGCGTGAGCGTGAGCGTGCCGCAAACGTTGCGGAATAGTG TCTTCCTAACAACCGACCTGGACGACGGCGGGACGGCATCGCAGCTGCAGAAGATCAACTCGTGCGTCCAGATCGACATCGGCGAGCTGCAGATGCAGTCCCAGACCGCGATCTCGTACTACGTGACCAGCCTCGTCGAGGGCAACATCGAGCTGCGCCAGCGACTGTACTACCAAACGGAGAACCTGCACCAGACGAAGGCGGCGTCGTCGTCCTCCTCCTGCGCGATGGATTCGCCCTCGACGCCCAACAGCGAAAAGGAAGATCTGGCCAAGCTGCTGGCCACCGAGCAGCTGCGGAATGGTGGCGGAGCGGGAGGTTGTCAAAAGTTCAGCAATAGTCATAACGTAAGGATCGAGAACTTGAACGACGAGTTGGTGCGGAAGATCAAGGAGGATACGGTGGTGGTGCCGTGCGTGGAGGAGGTCAAGCTGAGCGGGCGGTTCTACACGTTGAGTCGGCAGCCGCTGGCGAGGGCGTACAAGAGAGAGGACTTTATATTGAGGGTGAACATGGAGGTGAAGGCGCCGGACGGGGTGGACATTCTGGAGACGCAGTTTATCAGT GATCACAACCTGGTGGAGAAGCCGTACCGGGGCCAGCAGCGGATCGCCGGAACCCGGTTACGGGTCAACAGTCGCTTCGAGGACCTGCGGCTGCTGAACCCGGTCAACACGAGTCGCGAGTGGATCACGCAGAACGACTATCTGAACAACGACGTCCAGCTGACGTTCAACCGGGGCCGGACGCCTGATCTTCAAAGTTCTAACTCGACCACCCGACAACCCCAGGACGAACAACCCTTCAACCGCAGTCTGCTGGCCAAGCTGCCGACGAACGCGACCATTATTGGTAGCACCAACGCAAACCTTACGAACCAACTGAACCTTCCACTAACAAGCAATTCCCCCCAACAAAACGCTGCCGCTGGATCGCCCGTTCCGCCCGCAGCCGGGATGATGGTCTCGTCGACGGGAAGTGCGGAAGATTTCAAGGTGCGTCCGCTTCCGGCAACCGGAGCAGCGGCCACTGGTGGAGATCAGCAAAAGGACGACTTTAGCAAGGCGCTGCAGATGCAGGTGAAGAACGTGTACAACCGCGCGATCGACTGTGTCCAGCTGACCAACAACGAGCGGAACGGGTTCGTGAATGCGACCGTCAGTAGTAACGGTGGAAACGGCAGTAGAGGGCGGAGCGTGGAACCGGGAGGTGGTGGGAGCGAGGCGGCGGCCGGTGAGAGGACGGTTGTCTTTGGAGTTTACTGTGTGCGGTGGTGTCGAAGCAGTACGCCCAACGTAGTCAACGAGTCAAAATTTGTGATTAACGGGATCG AAGTGATCGACCCACCGCTCAACATCTACTGCTACCTGGAGGAGAAGATGTACGTGCGCGTTCCGATGACGCTGCGAATCACGCTGAAGAACCCAACGCGGAAGATCCTGCACCTGCAGGCGCTGCTCAACAGCTCCGACAGCTTCATGTTCTCCGGCCATCGGCAG CTCAACGTGACCATCTTCGCCTTCTCGTCGTACGACCTGCTGTTCAACCTGTACCCGCTCAAGGCCGGCTGGCAACCGCTGCCGGAGCTGCAGCTCGAGTACGTGAACCACCATCAGCTGTCCGCTACggtggcagcagcggcagcgaccACAAAGGACGTTAAGGCAACTCCGGCGCCAAGTGAAACGTCCGACCAGGTGGACCAGGCCGGCAACGAAAGTCACGAGGCGCAGCTGAAGGCCGAACTGGACGCGCTGGTCAAGCGGTGGATGCCCAAAGCGGTGTTTATTCAT CCACCAACGCGAAACTGA
- the LOC120421330 gene encoding trafficking protein particle complex subunit 11 isoform X4 produces the protein MTLDAAVLPSELVTTAQPLVGLSGLDVQRNTTHKTIWDAFNNSKKPESESIQYKLLPASYEFPVSKPKHQSYEWYHPKGILKRNWMLKHLHVLPAVVVLFQDLEWNDPQWSDRQLQCASMISTLKNSLQGRNTRLAVVLLQKGSPAAQGEDLLASERAAHLTSTCDISAKMLFVLPHNDHLMGHILRLQSAFLELAQSYYTQMMKQIRLHRDQLTDSHQILKIRHQFKLGFVSELKLDQSSALRHYRQTYANLDEIRIVDTNCLEVKTIAGFVNYKICRLFFKLNAPKDSISHFKNHISKYRNRTGFKELLFEHYAWLSVQYSAFGELFCDAVKNGLAPLQTQHPGIYFHKAAEFIGKRKEAFLQCTALGPADGKEVAPCSNSALYSDFFGIRGTKTGEPVSEQQIICLVQDNEKSYNHSTAVITLLGQAMAQYKVYKCLRFRKKLAIDMAEEYLKSGDHSKALTLYSLMLSDYRVDKWFTIFTEVLLKTLRSAYLSASVPDFVACSIEALSPRIAMEKSDRILILENLWKVFHNVSPVSSSQIAPELSASWQTSLAAFASPIKLDLDRLNDLLECKVTFEQRQIKNDEKLHLQLYIRSIVEVPLKLKNFSILLSDLKSNSVRVPATQYGEFEDPQNALKPIEEFILEPQKCYRIVFVGERYQFMENVDVHIFRLELQMGSDRTYAVLSAREKLNVQRVFKLLNPHQDCMERIRTGGATSCYIIPTFALSAQTKQSAQPMLTNEFYRVTTKISNNSDLCLQNVGVSVSVPQTLRNSVFLTTDLDDGGTASQLQKINSCVQIDIGELQMQSQTAISYYVTSLVEGNIELRQRLYYQTENLHQTKAASSSSSCAMDSPSTPNSEKEDLAKLLATEQLRNGGGAGGCQKFSNSHNVRIENLNDELVRKIKEDTVVVPCVEEVKLSGRFYTLSRQPLARAYKREDFILRVNMEVKAPDGVDILETQFISDHNLVEKPYRGQQRIAGTRLRVNSRFEDLRLLNPVNTSREWITQNDYLNNDVQLTFNRGRTPDLQSSNSTTRQPQDEQPFNRSLLAKLPTNATIIAGMMVSSTGSAEDFKVRPLPATGAAATGGDQQKDDFSKALQMQVKNVYNRAIDCVQLTNNERNGFVNATVSSNGGNGSRGRSVEPGGGGSEAAAGERTVVFGVYCVRWCRSSTPNVVNESKFVINGIEVIDPPLNIYCYLEEKMYVRVPMTLRITLKNPTRKILHLQALLNSSDSFMFSGHRQLNVTIFAFSSYDLLFNLYPLKAGWQPLPELQLEYVNHHQLSATVAAAAATTKDVKATPAPSETSDQVDQAGNESHEAQLKAELDALVKRWMPKAVFIHPPTRN, from the exons CGAATCCATCCAGTACAAGCTGCTTCCGGCGAGCTACGAGTTTCCGGTGTCCAAACCCAAGCACCAATCGTACGAATGGTACCACCCGAAGGGCATCCTGAAGCGCAACTGGATGCTCAAGCACCTGCACGTCCTGCCGGCGGTGGTTGTCCTCTTCCAGGACCTCGAGTGGAACGATCCGCAGTGGAGCGACCGGCAGCTGCAGTGTGCGTCGATGATTTCCACGCTGAAGAACTCACTCCAGGGAAGGAATACGCGGTTGGCTGTGGTGCTGCTGCAGAAGGGATCGCCGGCGGCGCAAGGGGAAGATCTGTTGGCGTCCGAGCGGGCGGCACATCTGACGAGTACGTGTGATATCAGTGCGAAGATGTTGTTTGTGCTTCCCCACAATGACCACCTGATGGGGCACATTTTGCGACTGCAGTCGGCGTTCCTGGAGTTGGCCCAGTCGTACTACACGCAGATGATGAAGCAGATTCGGTTGCACCGGGATCAGCTGACGGATTCGCATCAGATTTTGAAGATTCGGCACCAGTTTAAGCTGGGGTTCGTGTCGGAGCTGAAGCTGGACCAGTCGAGTGCGTTGCGACATTACAGGCAGACGTACGCGAACTTGGACGAGATTCGGATCGTCGATACGAACTGTTTGGAGGTGAAAACTATTGCCGGGTTTGTGAATTACAAGATTTGTCGGTTGTTCTTCAAGTTGAACGCGCCGAAGGACTCGATTTCGCACTTCAAGAACCACATCAGCAAGTACCGAAACAGGACTGGATTTAAGGAGCTGTTGTTTGAGCATTACGCCTGGTTGAGCGTTCAGTACAGTGCGTTCGGAGAGTTGTTTTGCGACGCGGTCAAGAACGGGCTGGCTCCGCTGCAGACGCAACATCCGGGAATTTACTTCCACAAGGCGGCCGAGTTCATCGGGAAGCGAAAGGAGGCGTTCCTGCAGTGTACGGCGCTGGGACCGGCCGACGGTAAGGAGGTTGCACCCTGCTCCAACTCCGCCCTGTACAGTGACTTCTTCGGCATCCGAGGCACCAAAACGGGCGAACCCGTGTCCGAGCAGCAAATCATCTGCCTCGTTCAGGACAACGAAAAGTCGTACAACCACTCGACGGCCGTCATCACCCTGCTTGGTCAAGCCATGGCCCAGTACAAGGTGTACAAGTGTCTGCGCTTCCGCAAGAAACTCGCCATCGACATGGCCGAAGAGTACCTCAAAAGTGGCGACCACTCGAAAGCCCTCACCCTGTACTCGCTCATGCTGTCCGACTATCGCGTCGACAAGTGGTTCACGATCTTCACCGAGGTGCTGCTGAAGACACTCCGCTCGGCATACCTCTCCGCGTCCGTTCCAGACTTTGTCGCGTGCAGCATCGAAGCCCTTTCGCCGCGAATCGCCATGGAAAAGTCCGACCGAATTCTCATCCTCGAAAACCTCTGGAAAGTGTTCCACAACGTGTCCCCCGTCTCGAGCAGTCAAATCGCCCCAGAACTGTCCGCCAGCTGGCAAACTTCCCTCGCCGCCTTCGCCAGCCCCATCAAACTCGACCTCGACCGGCTCAACGACCTGCTCGAGTGCAAAGTCACCTTCGAGCAGCGCCAAATCAAAAACGACGAAAAACTGCACCTCCAGCTCTACATCCGCTCGATCGTCGAAGTCCCCCTCAAACTGAAAAACTTCTCCATCCTCCTGTCCGACCTCAAGTCCAACTCCGTGCGCGTCCCCGCCACCCAGTACGGCGAGTTCGAAGACCCCCAAAACGCCCTCAAACCCATCGAGGAGTTCATCCTGGAACCGCAAAAGTGCTACCGCATCGTCTTCGTCGGCGAACGCTACCAGTTCATGGAGAACGTCGACGTGCACATCTTCCGGCTCGAGCTGCAGATGGGTTCCGATCGCACGTACGCCGTCCTCTCCGCCCGGGAAAAACTCAACGTCCAGCGCGTCTTCAAGCTGCTCAACCCGCACCAGGACTGCATGGAACGCATCCGGACGGGCGGCGCGACCTCCTGTTACATCATTCCGACGTTTGCGCTGAGCGCCCAAACCAAGCAGAGCGCCCAGCCGATGCTGACGAACGAGTTCTACCGCGTCACCACCAAGATCTCCAACAACTCGGACCTCTGCCTGCAGAACGTGGGCGTGAGCGTGAGCGTGCCGCAAACGTTGCGGAATAGTG TCTTCCTAACAACCGACCTGGACGACGGCGGGACGGCATCGCAGCTGCAGAAGATCAACTCGTGCGTCCAGATCGACATCGGCGAGCTGCAGATGCAGTCCCAGACCGCGATCTCGTACTACGTGACCAGCCTCGTCGAGGGCAACATCGAGCTGCGCCAGCGACTGTACTACCAAACGGAGAACCTGCACCAGACGAAGGCGGCGTCGTCGTCCTCCTCCTGCGCGATGGATTCGCCCTCGACGCCCAACAGCGAAAAGGAAGATCTGGCCAAGCTGCTGGCCACCGAGCAGCTGCGGAATGGTGGCGGAGCGGGAGGTTGTCAAAAGTTCAGCAATAGTCATAACGTAAGGATCGAGAACTTGAACGACGAGTTGGTGCGGAAGATCAAGGAGGATACGGTGGTGGTGCCGTGCGTGGAGGAGGTCAAGCTGAGCGGGCGGTTCTACACGTTGAGTCGGCAGCCGCTGGCGAGGGCGTACAAGAGAGAGGACTTTATATTGAGGGTGAACATGGAGGTGAAGGCGCCGGACGGGGTGGACATTCTGGAGACGCAGTTTATCAGT GATCACAACCTGGTGGAGAAGCCGTACCGGGGCCAGCAGCGGATCGCCGGAACCCGGTTACGGGTCAACAGTCGCTTCGAGGACCTGCGGCTGCTGAACCCGGTCAACACGAGTCGCGAGTGGATCACGCAGAACGACTATCTGAACAACGACGTCCAGCTGACGTTCAACCGGGGCCGGACGCCTGATCTTCAAAGTTCTAACTCGACCACCCGACAACCCCAGGACGAACAACCCTTCAACCGCAGTCTGCTGGCCAAGCTGCCGACGAACGCGACCATTATTG CCGGGATGATGGTCTCGTCGACGGGAAGTGCGGAAGATTTCAAGGTGCGTCCGCTTCCGGCAACCGGAGCAGCGGCCACTGGTGGAGATCAGCAAAAGGACGACTTTAGCAAGGCGCTGCAGATGCAGGTGAAGAACGTGTACAACCGCGCGATCGACTGTGTCCAGCTGACCAACAACGAGCGGAACGGGTTCGTGAATGCGACCGTCAGTAGTAACGGTGGAAACGGCAGTAGAGGGCGGAGCGTGGAACCGGGAGGTGGTGGGAGCGAGGCGGCGGCCGGTGAGAGGACGGTTGTCTTTGGAGTTTACTGTGTGCGGTGGTGTCGAAGCAGTACGCCCAACGTAGTCAACGAGTCAAAATTTGTGATTAACGGGATCG AAGTGATCGACCCACCGCTCAACATCTACTGCTACCTGGAGGAGAAGATGTACGTGCGCGTTCCGATGACGCTGCGAATCACGCTGAAGAACCCAACGCGGAAGATCCTGCACCTGCAGGCGCTGCTCAACAGCTCCGACAGCTTCATGTTCTCCGGCCATCGGCAG CTCAACGTGACCATCTTCGCCTTCTCGTCGTACGACCTGCTGTTCAACCTGTACCCGCTCAAGGCCGGCTGGCAACCGCTGCCGGAGCTGCAGCTCGAGTACGTGAACCACCATCAGCTGTCCGCTACggtggcagcagcggcagcgaccACAAAGGACGTTAAGGCAACTCCGGCGCCAAGTGAAACGTCCGACCAGGTGGACCAGGCCGGCAACGAAAGTCACGAGGCGCAGCTGAAGGCCGAACTGGACGCGCTGGTCAAGCGGTGGATGCCCAAAGCGGTGTTTATTCAT CCACCAACGCGAAACTGA